Sequence from the Gemmatimonadota bacterium genome:
GTCCGCGGCGGTGCCGAGGGTGATGAGGCACTGGTGGAGACGGAGCGGCGCCTGCTGCCGTTGCTCGATGGCATTCGCACGGCCCGCGACCTGATGGACTCCACCGGGCTGACCGACTTCGAGGTGTGCCGCGTCCTGTATGGACTGCTGAGCGCTGGCCGCCTCCGGCGGGTCGCCACGGCGCCCGCCGCGCCCGCACGCGAGAGTGGCTCGCGCCTCGACGAGCATCGCAACCTCGGCATTGCCTTCTATCGCACCGGCATGCTGGCGGAAGCGGACCGCGAGTTCCGCCGCGTGTCGGAGTTGCGGCCGGAGAATGGTGAGGGACCGTTCCACCTCGGGCTGATCGCGCTGCGCGAGGCGCGCTGGGAAGACGCGATCACCCAACTGAAGCTCGCGGCCGAGCGCAGCGGTCCGCGCCCCGCCGTGCTCCACAACCTTGCCCTCGCGTTCGAGGCGCTTGGTCGACTCGACGAGGCCGACGCCGCCCTCTCCGAGGCGATCCAGCGCGAGAAGGACGACCCGCGACTCTGGATCGGCTGGGGCCTGCTTGCGCTGCGCCGTGCCCAGGGGCCGTCGGCGCTGGAGCGCTTCGCGCGGGCACGCGACCTGATTGGTACCGCGATCCCGCCGGCCCGCTGGTACTGGGGCTGCGGCTGCGCCCAGGCGCTTTCCGAGGCGTGGCAGGATTCCCTCGCCACCGTGCGTGAGGGCGTCACCCAGTACCCGGATCATCCGGTGCTGCGCACGTCGCTGGGGGTCCTGCTCGAGGCGTCCGGTGAAGTGGGTGAGGCCGAGGCGCATTTGCGCCACGCGCTTGGCGAAGATCCGACCATTCCGCAGATCTCCAAGAACCTCGGCGACCTGCTTTATCGGGCGGGACGATGGGACGAGGCGGAGGAGGCCTACCTGCGCGCCGCGAAGCTCGAACCGGCCCTGGGCGACGACCTCTTCTTCAAGCTCGGCAATCTGGCCTGCCGGCGGGCCGACATGGCCACGGCCCGGCAGCATTGGGAGGAAGCGGTGCGTCTCAACCCTGAGCACGCGCTGGCGCGGGCCAACCTCAGTGGTTCCCGGGCGGGTCAATGAGCGACGAGACCCTGCCGGCACTGCAGGCAGAATACGCGCGACTCGCGTCGGCACTGGCGACCGCACCCTCGGCCGAACAGCGCGCACTGATCAAGGCCGACATCGTCACCCTGTTCCGGCGCGCCGAGACGTTGATCGCGGAGCTTGCCACGTTCAAGGAGTCGATCCGCGAGTTGGTCGATCGCTTCAAGACGTTGCCCGGTGAGGCGGCCGCGTCGGTGCGCCATGACCATATCGGCGCGTCGAGCTACATCGAACGTGGCTGGAGTGCGTTGGCCGCAGCGGATTGGACGGCGGCCGCGGCCGCACTCCGCGAGGCGATTGCGCGGGACGCCACCAGTACGACGGCGCGGGCGCTCTTGGCGTGGGCGCTGGTGCGCACCGGCGAGGTCGATGCGGCGGTCGCGCTCTGCCGGCCGATGCTCGAGGCCGACCCGGCGAACGGGCTCGCCCGGGTCGCGGTCGGCGTGGCCCTGCTGCAGCGCGATCAGCTCGACGAGGCCGCCGTCCACCTGAGCCACGTCACCTCGGGCGCGAGTGCCGATCCTCGCGCGGTCCTCTATGCCCACTACTGGTTGGGCGTGGTCGCGCTGCGTCGCGAGGACTTCGGCGCCGCCGTGGAGTCGCTCCGCCGCGCCGTGACCCTGGGGCCGAACCTCGGGGAGGGGTGGGCCGAGCTCGGGATCGCCCTCTGGCATGCCGGCGCGCCGGCGGACGCGCGCGAGGCGTGGCGAGTCGGGGCCGGCATCCGGCACTCGCCGCACCAGACGCGGTGTCGCGATCTGGAGACCGTCACGGCTGCCGGAGGGACGCCGCCACGCTGGTCCCCGTCCTGACCCTGCTGCTCGCCCTCCAGGGCGGGCCGGCCCCCCGCGCGGTCGAGTTCACGGTCGGGAATGTCACCGTGGTGACCGTCCCCCGGCTGGAGCCCCTCGGCCGGCGGTTGGGTGCGGTCGCAGCCGCGCCGCAGCAGTGGCTCGGCCTCGGTCGGATCGCGCTGGGGCCGATCACCCTGGCGATCGTCCCCGATCGCACGACCTTCCAGCGGTGGTCCCGGGGCCGACTCCCCTCCTGGGGCGCCGGCATGGCCCTTCCCAACAGCGGCATGGTGCTGCTCCGCGCCGATGGCGGTGACGTCGATGTCACCCTTCGGCACGAGCTCGCCCACGTGGCACTCCACCGCAAGGTGAAGGTCCGCGTCCCACTCTGGTTCGACGAAGGGTATGCCGTGTTGGCGTCCCGCGAGTACGGCGGATTGGCGGCGCTGCAGCTCAACCTGGCGGTGGCTGCTGGTCGGGTGCCGACGCTCGCAGCGCTCGATGCCTCGCTGCGGGGCAGTGAAGGGGATGCCACGGCGGCCTACGCGTTGGCCGCGTCGGCGGTGGCCGAGCTCGGGCGACGGCACCCGACGGGCACGCTCGATCCGCTCCTCCAGCGGCTGGCGGGGGGCACCCCCTTCGAGGAGGCGGTGCTGGCCACGACCGGCCTCAGCGCGGACCGATTTGCCGACACATGGCACTTGGCGACCCGTCGGCGGTACAACTGGGGAATCTGGCTGGCGACGGGTGGGGTCTGGGTGGTGCTGGCACTGCTCCTGGCCTGGGCCAAGGCGTATCGTCGGCACCTCGATGCACCGCGGCGGGAGGCGCTCAACGTGGGCTGGAGCCTGCCGCCGGATGACGAACCGATTACAACTGACGAATTTCTGCCGATTCCGCTTGACCCACCCGAGTTGAACCGCTAGGCTCCTGAGCTATGCCAAACTCAGAAACGCAGTCCGGGCGTCCGACGACGCTCTTCACGCGCCGCAATCTGCTCCTGCTCGGGGTCGCCTTGCTGACGCTGGTGGCAGGTTACGCGGTCCTGGTCAGCGGCTCGGCCAGCGCGGCCGCCGTGCTGCTGGTCCTCGGCTACTGCGTCCTCTTCCCGCTGGCTCTGCTGGCCTGATCGGCAGGACTGCGGGCGAATAGCTCAGCTGGTTAGAGCGCCTGCCTTACACGCAGGATGTCGGGGGTTCGAATCCCTCTTCGCCCATACCGGCGTGTCTGTGCACGCCACTTCGACCGTCTTTTAGGGCGTACCTCACGGAGGTCTACGGGATGTTGCAGCACGTCATGTCGATCACGCTCATCGCGACAGTGGCCTCGGCTTCGCCGGCCCCCTCGCAGATCCGCGCCAATACTTCGATCGGTGGGCGCACTGCTGCGCCGCCGCCGCGCATCATGGTGGCCAATCCGGCCCTCGCGACCTCGACCGACTCGGCCGCCTCGGTGGCGATCGGCGATGGGATGCGCGACAAGATCACGAAGTCCGTGACCGGGACGTTCACGGTGCTGACCAAGCGCGACATGAACACGGCGCTCGCTGCCTATGGCTTCGCCGAGAATGAAGTCCTGAACGCGACGTCCGCGATGCGGTTGGCGAACCAGATCGACGCGCGGACCGTGGTGACCTCGACGCTGAGCAAGGGCGCCGACGGCCGCTTCTCGCTCATCGTCCGCGTCTCCGGCTCGAGCGCTTCGCTCGATGTCGGGCATGTGGTGACCATTGCGCAGGCGCCCGGTCAGCCGCTGGCCGACTTCGGCAGCAAGGCTGGCGAGGCGATCGTCCCGGCGCTCAAGGGATGGAATGACGCCAAGGCCTGCCTCGATCAGAGCACGACCAAGCTGGACAAGGCCAACGAGGCGGCCCAGAAGGCGTTCCGCGCGCAGCCCGGCCACGGTCTCGCGAGCTACTGCCTCGCCGAAATCGCCAGCAAGCGTGACTCGGCTGGTGCCGCCACCATGCAGGCGTGGCAGGATGTCACCAAGGCCGACCAGTACTCGCTGACGGCGTGGCAGCACATTGCGTCCATTCACGCGAACAAGGGCGATTCGGCCAAGGTCGTCGAGACGTACCAGCAGATGTTGCGCGTCGCGCCGACGAACCAGCTCCTGCGCGACCAGTCGTACAAGGTCTTCCAGGGCTACGGCCGTCCCGACGCCGCGATGCAGGTCGTCGACGAAGGGATCAAGATGGATCCGGCCAACACCGACTGGTACGACCTGAAGAGCAACGTCTGCATCGGCAAGGGCGATCTCGGCTGCGCCGTGGCCTCGCTCGAGGAGCTCTTCTCGATCGACTCGACCAAGGCCGACACCAACTTCTACGCCAAGATCCTCTACGCCGCGAAGGAGAAGCCGGACACCGCCAAGTACCTGATGTGGGCCAAGCGCGGTGCCGCCAAGTACGACAGCCGCGCCGACATCCTCGAGGAGCTGGCGATCGCGTACGGGTGGACCGGCCAGTCCGACTCGTCGGTGGCCACCGCCCGCAAGATGATCATGGTCGACGATACCAAGACCGACGCGCTGATGCGGGTGGTAAAGTCGTTGCTCGACGGGAAGAAGTACCGCGAGGCGACCTCGCTGGCGTCGACCGTCAACGGGCTGTCCGATGTCGAGACCAAGAACACATACGGAGCAATGCTCGTGCGCTCCGCTGACGAGGTTCGCTCGGCGACTCCGCCGGACAACGCGCTCCTGATCCAGATGAGCGATGCCATCCTTTCCTCGGGAACAACGAACAATCAGGTGATCGTCCTCGCCAACTTCTTCATCTCGGCGGCCTTGGCCGGCGACGTGCAGGAGATGTCCAAGACGGTGCGCACTCCGCAGGCGACCTGCGAGTCGACGAAGACGTACGAGGCCGTGCTGGCGAAGATCGAGCCGGCACTTGTTTCTGCCGCCACGAGTCCGACGGCGCAGATCGCGGACTTTGCCAAGCGGTTCCTGCCTTCCGTGCAGAGCGAAAAGGTCGAAGTCGTCAAGATGCTCGCCCAGCGCTGCAAGTAGCCCTTCCCACGACGGGGCGGGTCGCCTATATTGGCGACCTGCCCAATCGGGGGCTGTAGCTCAGTTGGTTAGAGTGCCGCACTGTCACTGCGGAGGTCGCGGGTTCGAGCCCCGTCAGCCCCGTTTACATCATCCCGTCCCGGCATGCCGGGCGGGGTGTTTTGTTTCCAGGACCCCATGACCGACGCCCTGCACGTTCCCGTTCTCCTCGCTCCGATCCTCGCCCGCGCCGAGGGCGCGACGCGTGTCGTGGACGGGACGCTCGGGCACGGGGGGCATGCGGCCGCCTTCCTCGCTGCCGGTGCGGAGGTGCTCGGCATCGACCGTGACCCCGACGCCATCGCCACGGCACGGGCCCGACTGGGCGACGAGCGGATGCACTACGTCAATGCCCCCTACGCCTCCCCCGAGGCCGTGGCTGCGGTGCGTGCCTTCCACCCCGACTTCCTCCTCCTCGACCTCGGCGTGTCTTCTCGGCAGCTCGATGATGAGCGCCGCGGCTTCACCTTCCGCCCTGGCGCCCCGCTGGACATGCGGATGGGGCCGGACGTCCCGACCGCCGCCGAGTGGCTCGCCTCGGTCGACGAGGCGGAGCTCAAGCAGGTGCTGCGCGACTACGGCGACGAGCCGAAGGCGGGGCGGATGGCGGCCGAGATCGTCCGTCGGCGGGAGACGAGCGACTTGGTCACCAGCGACGACCTGGTCAATGCCATCCGGGCCTCCCTGGGCCCCCGGAGCGGGCCTGGGGACTTCGCCCGGATCTTCCAGGCGGTCCGGATCGCCGTGAACGAGGAGCTGACCGGACTGGAGGAGGTGCTCCCCCTTTTTCGGGAGGCGGTCGGACCGGGTGGGACCCTTGCGGTGATCAGTTATCATTCGGGCGAGGACCGGTTGGTGAAGGGGGCGTTCCGGTTGTGGAGCGCCGGCTGCACCTGTCCACCGGGCCTTCCCCAGTGCATTTGCGGGCAAGTGCCCCTTGGACGCTCGGTGCCGCGGAAGGCAGTGATTGCCGACGACGCGGAGACTCGTGCCAACTCACGCGCCCGGAGTGCCCGGCTCCGCTTCTTCCGGAACAGCGATGCCAGCGACCAATCGCCAACGCGTGCAGGTTAGGGGACGCCACTTCGTGCTGGCGTGGACCATCGTCTTCCTGGCCGCCACCGGGGCGATCGTCGTGCGCAGTCGCACCGCGTTCGAGGCCACCAATCGGATCGGGAAGTTGCAGGAGGAGCGCGATCGGCTGCGCGAGGCCCAGGCGGACTTGCAGTCGCGCATCGCGGCGCTGAAGAGTCGTCCGGTCCTCGGCCCGAAAGCCGCTGCCCTCGGCCTGCACACCCCGTCCGATTCCGAGAGTGTCTCCCTCCGCGTCGAGCGGGCGCGCTAGATGGCGACTCCAGCGGCACGGCTCGTCGCGGTGCAGACGCTGCTTGTGCTCGGCGGCGCCGTCGTGCTGGGGCGCTCGTTCCAGTTGCAGGTCGTGCAGCATGCCCGGTGGGAGGCACGTGCCAAGGCGCTGCGCACCGAGAGCGACACCATCGATGCACGCCGCGGGACGATTTTCGATCGCAATGGCGTGCCGCTCGCCGAAACGCAGGAAGCCTACCGCATCACCCTCGCGAAGAACGAGTTCACCGACAGCGCCCGGATCGTCAAGCAGTTGTTGAAGCTGCCGGGCTTCAGCGCCGAGCGGGTCGCCAAGGCGATGGCGAAACGCTACCCCAACTTCTATGATGAACTGAGCGCCGAGGAGATTGCCCCGCTACGCGACCTGAAGGGGGTGCACTTCGACGTCGTGCGGCGCCGTGTCTACCCGCTGGAGCAACTGGCCCGGCCGCTGCTCGGGCGGCTCGACGACAAGGGTCGGGCCTCGGGCGGCGTCGAACGCATGCTCGACACGGTCCTGACGGGCACGCCGGGGTTGGCGATCTACCTTCGTGACGCCAGCAGCAAGGTGGTCAAGATTCCCAGCTCGATCATCCGTGCGCCGGTGGCGGGCAAGGATGTCTACCTCACCATCGACAACGCCCTCCAGGGCATCGTCGAGGGCGAACTTCG
This genomic interval carries:
- a CDS encoding DUF4388 domain-containing protein, whose protein sequence is MAIKGSLREASLADVVQLLFLGRRTGCLSVANERNFGSIWFDDGWITFAGMVSRPDRLGERLLAAGRLRPEQLAQAIAVQQAMPGQRLGAVLRQLGYLTPEDVEGEVRRQVEETIYTLFTWTSGTFSFEAGVRPEDPEAALRLNPDGLLLEGARRVDEWSVIAKKIPSLDAVFALEGDVRGGAEGDEALVETERRLLPLLDGIRTARDLMDSTGLTDFEVCRVLYGLLSAGRLRRVATAPAAPARESGSRLDEHRNLGIAFYRTGMLAEADREFRRVSELRPENGEGPFHLGLIALREARWEDAITQLKLAAERSGPRPAVLHNLALAFEALGRLDEADAALSEAIQREKDDPRLWIGWGLLALRRAQGPSALERFARARDLIGTAIPPARWYWGCGCAQALSEAWQDSLATVREGVTQYPDHPVLRTSLGVLLEASGEVGEAEAHLRHALGEDPTIPQISKNLGDLLYRAGRWDEAEEAYLRAAKLEPALGDDLFFKLGNLACRRADMATARQHWEEAVRLNPEHALARANLSGSRAGQ
- a CDS encoding tetratricopeptide repeat protein — its product is MSDETLPALQAEYARLASALATAPSAEQRALIKADIVTLFRRAETLIAELATFKESIRELVDRFKTLPGEAAASVRHDHIGASSYIERGWSALAAADWTAAAAALREAIARDATSTTARALLAWALVRTGEVDAAVALCRPMLEADPANGLARVAVGVALLQRDQLDEAAVHLSHVTSGASADPRAVLYAHYWLGVVALRREDFGAAVESLRRAVTLGPNLGEGWAELGIALWHAGAPADAREAWRVGAGIRHSPHQTRCRDLETVTAAGGTPPRWSPS
- the rsmH gene encoding 16S rRNA (cytosine(1402)-N(4))-methyltransferase RsmH; this translates as MTDALHVPVLLAPILARAEGATRVVDGTLGHGGHAAAFLAAGAEVLGIDRDPDAIATARARLGDERMHYVNAPYASPEAVAAVRAFHPDFLLLDLGVSSRQLDDERRGFTFRPGAPLDMRMGPDVPTAAEWLASVDEAELKQVLRDYGDEPKAGRMAAEIVRRRETSDLVTSDDLVNAIRASLGPRSGPGDFARIFQAVRIAVNEELTGLEEVLPLFREAVGPGGTLAVISYHSGEDRLVKGAFRLWSAGCTCPPGLPQCICGQVPLGRSVPRKAVIADDAETRANSRARSARLRFFRNSDASDQSPTRAG